In one window of Candidatus Protochlamydia phocaeensis DNA:
- a CDS encoding SEC-C metal-binding domain-containing protein, whose protein sequence is MPQEREEEREEQEEEEDKSEPLLSGPRIGRNDLCPCGSGKKYKKCCQPEAV, encoded by the coding sequence GTGCCTCAAGAAAGGGAAGAGGAACGAGAAGAACAAGAAGAAGAGGAAGATAAATCCGAACCCTTGCTGTCCGGTCCACGCATTGGACGTAACGATTTATGTCCTTGCGGAAGCGGTAAAAAATATAAAAAATGCTGCCAGCCTGAGGCGGTTTAA